GTGATATTGGTATCTTTACTTAACTTAAGTGAAACTTAAGTGAAGCTAATATACCTGCTTCTCTTTCTAATTGTCACAGAACTGAATCCACCATGAAAGGACTATGTGACCCCTAATAATTTGTTCCTGCAGTGCGTCGTGTACACACCCACTTATGTGATAGGAATAATGGAAATAGCAGAACAATGCCAGATCATACCTCACCTACTGCCATCCAGACCTTTGTGTGCATGTGCTTTTGATGTGACAGTCCTTATTAAAGTCAGAGTATTTAATTTCAAAGGCTTATGGGCTGGCCTTCAGCATTTCTGTATTTAACGCTCTGTGGACAGACATCCAGGTGAGCAAACACCTCATGGTAGTTGACGCAGATGGAGCAAAAGCTTGGACCGCTTTGTTCCACAAAAATAGGTTTGGATTACACAACATAACTCTAAAATGTTGTTAACCCCTAGCAGTACTCATGAACCTTTCAACTCGTGAGTTTAAAGATACCTGAGGTCATGTGTAGTTTCAGAGTACTTAGGAAGGCTTTATAAGAGCATGATATGAAACCTACCCGGGGTGCAGGGGGTTTCCATAGCTGTCATGTTTGGGCCTTCCATTGCCAAACTCCATGCTGGTGATAAACGCAGGACCTGTGAGGGAGCCCAACATAGTGTTTCTGAAAGTTAGTCCAGATTTTCTCAGTTTAACAATGTTGTCTTCACTTCACCAACAcaataaaactgaaacaaaactcattaacctataaagacccagagctactattgtggcacttcccaaattaagtacttaagtgatttatcaccatttattatagtattatcctctgcattttttcagagaaaatagatagatagatagatagatagatagatagatagatagatagatagatagatagatagatagatagatagatagatagatagatagatagatagatagatagatagatagatagatagatagatagatagatagatagatagatagatagatagatagatagatagatagatagatagatagatttacagTCTGATACTTATATAGTTTTATCAAAAATTGTGACTTTAttgaaattattaaaattatctcttgtttatatatatatatatatatatatatatatatatatatatatatatatatatatatatatatatatatatatatatatatatatatatatatatcaggtattttcctatatttaattcactgattcacTGGCACACAcaactttaaattaaaaaatagaatataaatctaACACAGTTAAGTAATAAAGATAAtgcaagtgtaaaaaaaacagtcaagtaaacaatggctgtaaaaaaaacattttacatcaccatttattgtaatattatcctctttaattattgttttttttctgtaaaaaaatcaggtatttttctatatttaattcactgatcatgtagatgttcataaaagctcatattaatgTTGAGgggaaactgatgaaaaagtgactttttcagcaatatcaataagtgaatgtaaaaacaagtatgtccatccactgtcattgatccaacttcatgggttttactggtgaatcaatgttgtgatagatgacggtgtttccacgttcactatggagcctctgaatgtccaaatgggtcatatctgatggccatgaaaagatgacaaactgcattttacaccaattatttcaaactATTTGTATGTTTAATGGCTCAgaagttttagatcagtagatgattttaattgccagtggctgtttgagtcttgaTGGGTTAAACATCTAGTCAAAACcatgaaaacaataaaaccaggtaaaatggatgtgtgtgtttgcacctgCATTAAGTCCACAGTGGTTGCCCTGGTGGTCTCTGTATTCTCTGCAGCCGGCACGTTGCTCCAGGCTTGGACAGGGCTCTCCACTGTTACTGGGCTGCTGCTCTGTATGACGAACACGGACTCGCACTGAGGGCTGGCAGGGCTTGGCACAGCCGCTCCAAAAGCTCCACTCACTCACAGCACAGTCCTGAGCTAGATGTTGGCAGATGTTGGGGTAAGGATCATTACTAAAACATATTCTCGGTGGTGGCGAACAgattatttaactgaaaaaaacctCACAGTGGGAACAACAGTGACAGTTTCCTGCTAACAGTATTGTTAACAGGCTGCATTAATTATAATTTTACTGTGAAACTGTATTCTTGCTGAATCTCCAGGAAATAACTTAAGATCAATGAAGCATTGATTGTGACTTGTAGAATTAGTGTTTTCTGCTTTACTGCAAGTGGTCTGAGAGCATGCCAAATGAACAACCCATTCAATCAGCAAGTCCTGTGATTTCCTCTTCTGTTACTCCTTGTGCTTGATAATCAAGCTTTGATGTATTAAGCATGCAGATTTACTGACTACCGGCCTATCTCACATATTATACGCTCGGCCTGTTTGACTGGAACTGTAATTGCTACAACTGATTGAGAGAATCACATTCCTCAAATATTTGTACTAATTCTATTATGTGGGCCAGACCTTCAAAATGAGGTTAGGCACCATGTCCCTAAGGTATTTGGTGAGCTGATTATTATTGTACTATGATGCCAAGAcaaaaactagagaagaaaaataaatgttggCATTGTTTCACTGCACCAGATAGAGGAGGTAGGATAGAATGCTTGCCAAGCACTGGAGTTTGACAGCACATATCTGTGAAGATGAATGTgcacaaaaaattccacatgtaTGAGAAATTTTGGAACACATCCACCCTTGTCAGCTCGGTGTCATCGGAGATACAAGCACCCTTAGCAAACAGGTACAGAGAAGTATTTTTACCtcagttttcttcctcttctccatAAAAAGGCAAGAGCTATAGGTTATCTCATGCAACAGCTTATCTCAGGTTGTTATCCTAAAGTTGAGGTGTGTAAACAGTACCTCCTCTTCAGATTCACACTGTTCATCCCTCACCTGGACACTCTGTGAAGTAGTCAAAGCAGCAGTCCTTGGTCCTGACGCAGCCCTTGTCGCAGTAGCATGTGCCATACACTCTGTCCATCCtccagtctgtggacacacaacTCAAGTCTCTGCCCCGGCAGCATTTACCTGCACACCCTCCTGACACCAAGTGGTTCTTTCCCAAAGACGAAAACACCAGCAACAAGCAGGCAAACTCCACAGAAGATCCCATCATGTCATGTCAGGTTCAGGCCAAAAAGCGGCCACTGAAGCAGAACACTTGCCTTGTGTTTGCCCCAATTTGGGACTTTCCTCTGTGTGCTtttcttaatgtgtttattagaaCTCTGATCCTACTCTACCTCTGTCATGACCGAGAGAGGGAGAGGTTGGAATCCCAGCCCAGCCCAACCCAGCCAAGACTGTGCTCTGCCACAGGAGCCCTTGTGACCTGGAATTCCTGTGTCCGTCTCCTGTGTCCAGCCCCTCTGTTTCCCTTCCAGGAACAGGTTTGCAGAGCGACCTACAGTGCAGAACACCCCATTCCAGCTCTGATCAGACTCCCATGTCTCTCATGTTCTGTCTGAGACTGAGTTTGCGTCTCTCTGCCTGTTTCCAGCTGAGCACCTCCCTCCAGTCGATCCCTCACGGGAGGAGACAATGAGCACAAGGGAGGGGTCCactggtgtggtggtgtgtgttttCTTTCGTGCTCCTGTTCTAGTTCCCTTACCTCTTTCTCACCTGTCTTCATCTGTGTATTCCtttatgggtttttttctttttcacagattATATATGACCCTGATGCCAGTCTTGCCCAGTAAGCTCTCTGCCATCCCAGACCTCCGAGTCCTGAAAGAAAAGCAGGAATGTGAGCAGTTGGCAGGTCTCCAGACAATTGTGCCAGGGGGCCCGCTGAGAATTGTAAAGCCATCCTTTGGCTCTCACCTCTCTGGCTTTTCCCAATTTTCTATGCGTTTTCTGCAATCTGTCAGATTTTACATGATTTTCTCTGATCCCTCTTACATATATTTGGCTGCGTATTTAAATATTCAGTCATTTATCTCCTTTAATCCACTTTAATGCATAATGGTTGCTGAGAGTGGGATGGTTTgcattccacaggtgaatattttCAGTGTCTCTCCTGTCACAGGGGTGTCAAGTAGTGGGACTTTACACTGCAGCTCCAGTgtattttacaatatttgcagaccAGGGTGAGGACTTAATTTATTACTCTTAGCCTAGACACAGGGAAATGAAAGATGATAGATTCATTGAACGTAGGATATACTGCTGCAAATTGTCTGTGACATGTCATACCAAGGCTAATCATGTTATGTCATTAGGATAGGGCTTATCACTGTTAGTTGATTGATGAACAGCACTATCAGACTATGTCCTACAAGAGAATATAAGGCCTAGTCAGAGTAAAATAGAGCTAAGGGGTTGTCAAATAACTGATAAAAAACAGATAGGCAAAACTACAAATGATTTCACAGGACACACATAAAAAACAATCACTGTTCCATTTATTTTAAGGGACTATAAAAAGTCCAAAGAGGGTCATCTCAGTTCCTCATCCATGTCAAGTGAAACAAAGGAGGCCTCTGCAGGGAGCAGTGGCATGTAGGGAGGCCTGCCTGTGCTCACTGCCACAGAAGGAGCTGATATTTGTGATAATCTGGATACTTTGCCTCCGCCGCCTTGCAAAACAGCTTGCAAAGAGCAGAGGGGAGTCTGTTTGGGTCCTTTGATTCTTCCTCTCACTATGGAGTAGGTAGGTCAAGCGGCAATAATAGTCTTCATCTTCACCATAATCATCAGCAGCAGCATCACTGGGCAGCTTGAGGAGCATGTGTCTGAATTAGTGCATATATAAGCTTGATGGACTGAACCCATACTGACCTCAAAAGAGAAGCTACTGCACTTTGTTCTTTGGATTTTAATCTATACGCAGTCCATTTTCATGTGAAAGATCATGTTTAGCAGGTCTTATCTGGTATTGAAATACCAGTAACATGATTATTATTTTAAGAATATTTACACTtgtgcccataaagttggaaaaaaaatttaattctgACCTGTTCTCATGAAATGAATATGAGAATGTCATTTATTCTTGATAGTTAAAGTGtaactcagtatgtgatcattgcaccaggtcaaaggtgattactgacaagttcaaacaggaattaaaagagtattgtgtctgaaaacaaaatgattccaactttatatGCAACAGTGTGTGTCATTACCCCTCAGCCAACCtctggccgaaggggtattgtaatcgttttgtcatctgtctgtctgtccatccgtttgtctgtctgtccattcaacgacataattgcattatctgaagaatgcagtgagatatctgcaccaatttatgctgtggatgcatcttggcacggagcagaagcctattgaaaataggaaaataggtcaccttgacctactttttctcgGTCTGacggccttgtgcagttataatatctgagtactttcaaatataaatatgtatgtaataagttatacacaaagacaatctaatctaaattatagggcagtaactttcaacagaatcttacactatatttggccgaggggtattaaaagtgctcAACAcgttatgtttttagtgtatgtcATTCACACTTTAAATTGTAAACATGGAACGTTTTCATGCTATCACGTGGCACTTCTTTGTGAACAGCTGAAATCTGATCTGTGCACTGATTTGATCTGTCTATTGATGCAAGACTTAACAGCTGCATCAGTTTGCTATGTTTTCAGCAAGTTGAAAGTACACATCAAAGCATGTGTGTTTTACATCTGAGAGGCTCCCCACCCTGAACCTCCTGCCCTTACTGCGCACTTGTCAAAAATGATCAGCCGTCCCATCTCAACACACACTTCTGTAATATTCTTAGTGTACATGAAGGAAGGGAGATTAAGTCTGTGTTAATAGGCAGAGATGGTTAACTACCACACTTATCGTATACGGCAACAATTTGCGACTTCACATTCTAAATTCATCACAGCCACATTAACATAACAAAACACTGCTGACTAATACAAGGCAGATATAGTGAAAGATACAGAATATTTAGTAATCACTGTGTGCATGCCACCACCCCTTGCACTGGGTGTCATGGAGACGGCAGTGTGAATCCTAGCTCCATCTCGCCTATATGGGGAATGCAAACTGTGGCTGTCCCCATGGTAACCACTGACCTGGGTTTCGTTTCAGATGTTTTGTTGACCAAGGCTCAAATTCACCTTTTCATCTTCCCACTTGTTGTAAGGTGCTGTCGTGATGTCACCTCTGATCAAGATACCACCCTGTCAGTGTTACAAGCATGTCTCCATAAATGATTTACATAAGTAATACAcagacacaagcacacacacgtaATTCTGTTTTATACATAGAAAAACATATCGTTAAAGGCTTCATTAAGCTAATAAGACCCAGTTTGTGTATTCCTGATGAGGAAGTTACTCTCTGAATGGAACCTTTTGTCTACTATCGCCTTAATTTACTGTTCAGCTGACTCCTATTTCCTCTCtcagtgtgtacatgtgtatgttttgtgtgtgtgtgtctgtttaagAAAGACACTGTGCAAATATTAACTGCTGTAAGTGTGTTTATTGTATCTGTACCAGTCCACGTCCCAGTTTCAGCGCCCTGTGTTGACATTCCCTGTaggtgtgtatttctgtgtactggcatttaagcatatttttatctcattttttatGAATGATGTACCTGGCTATGACAAGGTGTATGAGTCATTATTTAAAGAGTtaagatggtggatgtttgactTAGCTTGTGTCATCAGAACACAGATTTCAGACAGAGGCTGAGCTTAGACGCAAAAAAATACAGAGATTTGACCTAGAATGTGTAGAATTAGGTAGTAGTAAACagtttacagtcacggaaaaaattatcagaccatcaaaaacaatggttatgcattcaggtactaactcctgtgtgtatcatgtgactgaaaacagacagaaaagaaaacgtggaatgcctaaaagcactgtttttggaagTACAAcgccatacactgcaaaaaaaatcaaaatcttgccaagtgtatttttctcatttctcgtcaaaatatctcatcacacttaaaataagacaatcacctaaagagtaacttttcagtgagatataagaacttattttcagacaatagatcttgaaaatcttatttcaagaaatcttaacaagataattttcacttgttccattgacagattttttgcttgaattaagcaaaaaaaaaaaataaaaaaaaaatcatgaattaagcacaaaaaaaaaataaaaaatctgctaatggaacaagtgaaaatgatcttggtaagatttcttgaaatacaattttcaagatctattgtctaaaaataagttcttatatctcactgaaaagttactctttaggtgattatgtcttaatttaagtgtgatgagatattttgactagaaatgagaaaaaatacacttggtaagctttagatttttgcagtgtagctattgatgtaagaacttgagtgattttggtttttatcaagaaaagcatgaaacatgtctagatatcagctcttaaattaaactcttacgagctatttttgttgttatcattatatttgtccaaacaaatctacctttagttgtaccaggcattaaaatgaacaagaaatagaagaaaacacaggtgggtggtctaatattttttttccacaactgtatatatgaTGTTTATGGCACTACCTGCCCTGTATCCAAATACACCGCAGCCCTAAGTAAGTGTCTCCctcttcacagttttttttttttttacatcgcaTTTACAACAGATATATTATGATGAGCCATCTAGTAGATCCCAGTAATGATGCTCCATTCATTACAGTTCATTACAGTTTAATAGTTAATAGATGATACAGGAACCAAAGCAGCAAAATGGACTGATAACACTGTGACTCTGCAGGATGATGGCCTTGAAGGAGCGCCAATGTAATGACAACATAGACAGCGATATTGATGAAGGTTTTTCCCCCTGCCCGAACCTGACATCATCGCTGATAATTGTCCCCTCATCAGTCACCTATGTTGGCATATAGTTCCATATGTATGTAAATCAATGCGGACATTAGAAGTAACGACAGGCAGCTGAGGCAAGATGTGTGGGCGGGAAGTGGGGCTGACCTCTGTCTCTGAGAGGGATGAAACTTCAGGTAATGATAATGACTTGGAGAGAGGGTGCATCTATCACTGTGGATTTCATAAATCACACTGTGAAATGTCAGAGAGCAATGGAAAGGTTAGGCCCTTAAACTTGTGTGTAAACCAGGTGTGCTGCTCTGCAAGGGCAAAATATGTATATCCCACAATGCTAATTCTTTAGGGCTAAcactaaaaattttttttttttttttgctttttatttagatattttcatttttccacaaaacagaacattctctgacataggaccctatgaattaaccctttcatgcatgaattacgagaaccttagttgagatttttttccctgagttttttaaattcctctttaggcataaaaaaaaaaaaaaaaaaatgcgactgaatttttttttttttttaatgaatttagttttcatgaagttacaaaaatgtccactcagctggacaccatgcatttaatttttgaagcaaaaaaaaaccaaaaaaaaaccccatgtatttaaaactcatcagaaaatgagatattgtgtgaaaactatgaagtaaaaacatttttcatgcagctaacctgatgttttctcacattttaacatactctactagtattataatatataatgctatactagttattactaacttcatgcagataatatgcaaaaagacagtaatggtatgaattgcagtgtatgggatgatacataagtgtccactgttggctgatatgcaacgaaAACAACAACACCTATGAATATatgagaaaacagctgtagaataactatccagtgtagtgaccactatgcatgaaagggttaaagcgcaagtaaatggaatacaacagaaataccataAAGAGAAATCACATGGAAAATACATATtcaaagtggctactgacacagtgctgtggcacaaaatattggtttgtctattaccacagagccaatcagcaccctcgttatatcatgtctagactggtaacttgttgcATCTCGAAAAGTACCAAGAATAGGTCAGACAATGTCACAGTGGAGATTTAGCTCAGTTGGACTGCACTGTGGAAGACTCAGGTTCAGTTGGTCaaagtagcatttttttttttttttttctgaagatttTCAAGCAGGGAGAGGCGGGGCATGGTAGGTAAATCCGACTTTAATATAAATTCACTACTGGAACAACATTCAAAGTGCAGAATTCAggccacagcactcaatacacaactgacacagcacaactaacatgtagctccacccaccttctccagcttcactgactgcacagagcaaagaacaccataaacaacatatagagcaggggtgtccaatcctggtcctcgagggctggtatcctgcatgttttagatgtatccctcttccaacacctaattcaaatgataagcctatcatcaagctctgcagaagcctgataacgaccgtcaggtgtgctgggagagagaaacatctaaaacatgtaggatactggcccttgaggaccaggactggacaccaaggttataatagttttggatttttaattatagtttagttttatttagttttgactttttttttctctaattcagttagttttaattagtttttagagcaggtttgctagtttttgttagttgtcgttttttcctgaatgcttacttttagtttagtttagtttagtttagtttagtttagtttagtttagtttagttttagtttttagttttttcatatatttcctcttcctcgccatcgtattcaaagaaataagtgaggttaccctgaacactttatttgggggttagggttagggcggctctgactgagcagaCACACAATCATATGTAAAGTACCatggataaattccctatagcaggttggagggggaaatgtaggtgggggtgcaatccatacacaatgtcacttacgtGAAAGCGAAGCTGAAAATTTCCAAACTTTCACCATTGGCCTCCTGACTTCCATACCTCTCTTATACCGCTGATCTTAGACGAAATGTTGACATATTCTATcttatatcaacattgacaaagacgaaaactaagggaattttatacataatttctatgcgttttagttcgttttgtaagcacacaatacagtttcagttagtcatcattttttccttttaatttgagtttttatttatttcagttaacgaaaatgttttttcagttttagtttttgtcatttcattcgtttttgttaacgataataaccttgctggacACTCCTgatatagagtatttacaacaataattcctctACTATACTCtttactatcactaatttgttgtttcttccatcaattgccacagtactgtggtagcaaaatgcacaaaagaatgcactgaagtatactccGTATATCCCCACAGTACTGTTgtaacaagaggataatgagttcatgtaacagtatctatGACTGGCTGTAGTACATACAgtatgctaacatttgattggatctgtggtaatagacaaactaatatttcatgccacagtactgtgtaaGCAGCCATTGCCATAAATATTTGTTTGTACCAAGAAAAATTACAGCTGTACAATATCAGTCATAGAGAGAGACA
This genomic window from Sphaeramia orbicularis chromosome 20, fSphaOr1.1, whole genome shotgun sequence contains:
- the sbspon gene encoding somatomedin-B and thrombospondin type-1 domain-containing protein, with amino-acid sequence MMGSSVEFACLLLVFSSLGKNHLVSGGCAGKCCRGRDLSCVSTDWRMDRVYGTCYCDKGCVRTKDCCFDYFTECPAQDCAVSEWSFWSGCAKPCQPSVRVRVRHTEQQPSNSGEPCPSLEQRAGCREYRDHQGNHCGLNAGPAFITSMEFGNGRPKHDSYGNPLHPGFCVEFTLESRTPHCTVENRPHTHWMRYITEGFKVCVACEPPAMRNNSGSCQGDGQESDKDAVLRWQAVGNPQCSGTWKKIQKTQQCNCPPQHSFVFI